In one window of Temnothorax longispinosus isolate EJ_2023e chromosome 9, Tlon_JGU_v1, whole genome shotgun sequence DNA:
- the Dom gene encoding helicase domino isoform X1 — MSDKQGAPILPPLNRGVANNGGNNGSSAQQTVSLQQVLATAQGLNVLATTSGQQFVITTQVPGLTQVIPNNATSNTSGTQQVGVTRIVNIAGTPPRNVVGIAGTSPHSSPAVSRSQNSTKLMLTTSPKLVRTSISNVFVAPMSSSSSSSSSSSSSQVSSPQVRVQSPPPPARKRLKLSETTEKPISFDASGCRRRIMEHKMRRMRSVREKYAENASELFFLHAGGNMMDYHTWRKRSPTPQFVHFLRQHRLDPDDDDEDLTAPLSSIPEFSQLSAVTTTIATTTTVTSAIVTSTTTVTTVTSGSTVVQIPNQRAEVKIAGAGVTPVAVSTTLPAAALAQLSHQGGTSMVADSSKPTTSAASQVVEKSSPSITTVATPKTPITTVALNSPQPIVKLVKLSTPTTITTSCDITNNPEHIAEKLRQEAYVVQRIKELQREGLWSERRLPKVQEPTRTKAHWDYLLEEMVWLAADFAQERKWKKAAAKKCARMVQKYFQEKAIQAQKAEKSQELRLKKIASLVAKEIKTFWTNVEKLVEYKQQTRLEEKRKKALDQHLNFIVGQTEKYSTWLTEGLNKTDGPQSIPASINSSRISSPVPLGKCHSDEEFQPNQSSDDDEETIAKAEEEMKLTTNHKEEVELLKRESEIPLEDLLKDLPSNYLEDRNRSLSPQSAMNEEEQNENEEAVDADADFIAASGESSDEEDTIMEEERLEGEIDHKRELDELKADNEMSIDELTAKYTNMSDMLMDVDEDTDKENKETVQEIEDQITSSESESEESDCDSDEEETRTQSDTEADVGLQSLLEDPSAEKQSDSRITENDHSDAHNEMDNVAALAESIQPKGNTLLTTSVVTKIPFLLKHSLREYQHIGLDWLVTMYDRKLNGILADEMGLGKTIQTIALLAHLACEKGNWGPHLIIVPTSVMLNWEMECKKWCPGFKILTYYGTQKERKQKRTGWTKPNAFHICITSYKLVIQDHQSFRRKKWKYLILDEAQNIKNFKSQRWQLLLNFQTQRRLLLTGTPLQNNLMELWSLMHFLMPNVFQSHREFKEWFSNPVTGMIEGNSEYNENIIRRLHKVLRPFLLRRLKTEVEKQLPKKYEHVVMCRLSKRQRFLYDDFMSRAKTKETLASGNLLSVINVLMQLRKVCNHPNLFEVRPTVSPFQMEAIEFVTASLVWSALDYDPFKHIQLSSLNLLLLNLETTLSAFGAHRVNRLRTPRKLIEEIDSQPEPAPRCPSGRIKINVRLSNQAKPQQQQQQTQTRLKNLAGVLPTPRVGTSPLIKSLNTSQSGPGQGVTLRVAGGQQLQGYSLQLVPHQGSVKAIPVATLGHNPQSTTVTSTTAATNAQRITVGNASIRDGIQRLTTQTVTVKQGDSVQRIAVPSGFAQLVQTSTGRHFILTPSQQNTNTVSFPVMTSSGPRLTVLSKSLMGLSTSGATTVNKVVSGVVTTPSGRPVMRVPPLNVTASQSSPSGNNGQQTVSQQQPQSIRGIVPRQAQKEVAKAQSKEQPKSEFYLPQLEEDRRQRRQAKLHLLANINERRCAACPLYGEDLFMALRIGKPTTACRWHNGWVHCATSKEKIRTRKEFFSHTEALAEAIKSTEQIVEELKEVFERYVVYVPAVRAPVPRFHVSHPPPHKLWGEQRLWTELQRQLSPKLSLFHPISGLMLTQFPDPRLIQYDCGKLQSLDRLLRKLKSGNHRVLIFTQMTRMLDVLEAFLNFHGHIYLRLDGTTRVDQRQVLMERFNGDKRIFCFILSTRSGGVGVNLTGADTVIFYDSDWNPTMDAQAQDRCHRIGQTRDVHIYRLVSEKTVEENILKKANQKRLLGDLAIEGGNFTTAYFKSSTIQDLFNIDQTENDASARMAEVLEQNRDREKAWSKDVAAGTFQSSLSGQHTEEKAAMGALESALAAAEEDLDVQAAKTAKAEAVADLAEFDENIPLEEADKDDTQVSKAEQEVQNLISQLTPIERYAMRFVEESEGAFSAAQLAAAERELEEQKKEWELDRLRALREEEERRMRLADDDEKPLTFGREDAQNQVNSTAAKGGSRRLVSKRLIVPSRRSLRRRGSSRKRRARELSSESENETTSTESDSDSESQEEDVVEDSLDEESSHTESQSQGDEGEEEEGEGDEGGDGEREESDEEEEADEGNEDRRANNRDDSERGGGFSRRKGRLAGSGSCSRNHFDLNSPRTRSRGNVQINLWTLDVSPILPGVKPNFRRQRKKFHRAKSEETFSSSVDLCRKRSIRVNANAKVSTNSDQNPKTEITETGATETDKNSSKDKKDPKKDDRNLVSLIDSNGVEQHVTDSDAEQSVDDQVDSTTPVAKTQSNQTKTAESTDNVMDGQNVKKEKERNDEKITNGTNLITVCSVQVTRCSHKMLSTTYKKLEPEVNHNEDAENLDVNVSARDSRSPPSTVQPDASLKCPKETMVKSKSEFGASANSLCNNVRGKSTAAAPKESDRSVESPSSRSVPLLRSKSLRNDSSDAVDAASKPVAISRVSTVQKNSKTSVNTDDAHSNAVEDKDKNNCDEANDDAESAIDSVQKSDQRLNSKSENLNALPQVAEKETSDTASNALDFLMPLAKNEFNSNEPNKCKIRKVDSTVQRGVTTRSSKIPSTVNHLEESNARLMNDKIDLVSENKNSLQTKTGQGTRRTDNSQHPVAEQSRITRSASHSWTPPPPPVSGDETTTQNSSKLIPRRRPDTPLPRPITRSVATVNFSARADAVLPGRVEKCATRNSKQCQDNGLLGPPMPFRRSRSIPPMKPPDSKEGPARRRPDTPRPSISISHSNDQVSRVTRSGLLLNSALSVKSASSSLASPVSGSGLKTSPKHMRTPSTSSESENTANTSLSNEKPQRTAKVVAILSLDTRNNSSKASSGQSKSNVNCETKIQDKELSTRLSDSLKEQEADHEGCDSSDVKSRRLRREAKRARTVPNSLEDEDGSNDVSDEDPSQKRPRSSQISSSSSSSSIATTRSEKLKSITIS, encoded by the exons ATGAGTGATAAACAGGGTGCACCTATTTTACCACCCCTTAATCGGGGTGTGGCTAATAATGGCGGAAATAACGGAAGTTCAGCTCAACAGACTGTCAGTCTGCAGCAGGTTCTCGCTACCGCTCAAGGCCTCAACGTGCTTGCTACTACTAGTGGGCAACAGTTCGTTATTACGACTCAGGTTCCTGGTCTCACACAG GTCATACCGAACAATGCCACATCTAACACGAGCGGAACGCAACAAGTTGGTGTCACAAGAATCGTCAACATCGCGGGCACACCACCGCGCAACGTTGTCGGCATTGCCGGCACGTCGCCTCATTCGTCACCGGCGGTGTCGCGGTCACAGAACTCTACCAAGCTTATGCTGACAACGTCGCCGAAACTCGTACGCACCTCTATAAGCAACGTGTTTGTGGCGCCaatgtcgtcgtcgtcgtcgtcgtcgtcgtcgtcgtcatcgtcacaGGTATCGTCGCCGCAGGTACGGGTACAATCGCCGCCGCCACCAGCGAGGAAACGGCTGAAACTGTCGGAAACGACGGAGAAACCTATTTCATTCGACGCCAGCGGCTGCCGTAGGCGGATAATGGAGCACAAGATGCGGCGGATGCGTAGCGTACGTGAGAAGTATGCCGAGAACGCGTCAGAACTGTTCTTTTTGCACGCCGGTGGCAACATGATGGACTACCATACCTGGCGGAAGCGATCTCCGACACCGCAGTTTGTACACTTTCTGCGTCAGCATCGACTTGATCCGGATGACGATGACGAGGATCTGACCGCGCCACTGTCGTCGATACCGGAATTCTCGCAGCTGTCTGCTGTTACCACTACTATTGCTACTACCACGACAGTTACTAGTGCTATCGTCACCTCTACGACCACTGTCACAACTGTCACGTCCGGCTCCACGGTAGTCCAAATCCCGAATCAAAGAGCGGAGGTTAAAATCGCTGGGGCGGGCGTTACGCCGGTAGCGGTATCCACCACCCTGCCTGCTGCGGCTCTAGCCCAGCTCAGTCATCaag GTGGAACGTCAATGGTTGCAGACTCGTCGAAACCGACGACCTCGGCCGCGAGTCAGGTGGTGGAAAAGTCGTCGCCGTCGATCACCACCGTCGCAACCCCGAAAACACCTATAACAACAGTTGCGCTCAATAGTCCCCAACCTATCGTTAAGCTCGTTAAGTTGTCTACACCCACTACTATAACTACTTCCTGTGATATCACGAACAATCCGGAGCATATTGCGGAAAAACTGCGGCAG GAGGCGTACGTAGTGCAGAGGATTAAGGAGCTGCAACGCGAGGGATTATGGTCGGAACGGCGATTGCCCAAGGTGCAAGAACCGACCCGAACCAAGGCTCATTGGGATTACCTGCTGGAGGAAATGGTCTGGTTGGCCGCTGATTTCGCCCAGGAGCGTAAATGGAAAAAGGCGGCAGCGAAGAAATGCGCGCGAATGGTGCAAAAGTACTTTCAGGAAAAGGCGATTCAGGCGCAGAAGGCTGAGAAGTCGCAGGAGCTACGTTTGAAGAAGATCGCCAGCTTGGTCGCCAAGGAGATCAAAACCTTCTGGACAAATGTCGAGAAA TTGGTGGAGTATAAGCAGCAGACGAGGCTAgaagaaaaacgaaagaagGCGTTGGATcaacatttaaatttcattgtgGGTCAAACGGAGAAATATTCCACGTGGCTGACAGAGGGTCTCAACAAGACCGATGGTCCACAGAGTATTCCAGCTTCCATAAATAGTTCACGTATCTCTTCGCCGGTTCCATTGGGAAAATGTCATTCCGACG AGGAATTCCAGCCAAATCAGAGTTCAGATGACGACGAAGAGACCATAGCTAAGGCCGAAGAGGAAATGAAATTAACGACCAATCACAAGGAGGAAGTGGAGTTGTTAAAACGAGAATCGGAAATACCCTTGGAAGATCTTCTAAAGGACTTACCATCAAACTATTTGGAAGATCGTAATAGAAGTCTATCGCCGCAAAGCGCGATGAATGAAGAGGAGCAAAAT GAAAATGAGGAAGCAGTTGATGCAGATGCGGACTTTATCGCGGCGTCCGGTGAATCCTCGGACGAAGAAGATACTATCATGGAAGAGGAAAGGCTCGAGGGAGAAATCGATCATAAGCGGGAGCTCGATGAACTTAAG GCTGACAATGAAATGTCTATCGACGAACTCACGgccaaatatacaaatatgtcGGACATGTTGATGGACGTGGACGAAG ATACGGATAAAGAAAACAAGGAAACAGTACAGGAAATCGAAGACCAAATAACTAGCAGCGAAAGTGAGAGCGAAGAGAGCGATTGCGATAGTGACGAGGAAGAGACTCGGACTCAAAGTGATACCGAGGCAGATGTGGGACTTCAATCTCTTCTCGAAGACCCCTCTGCGGAAAAACAATCGGATAGTAGA ATCACAGAAAACGATCATTCGGACGCTCATAACGAAATGGATAACGTTGCCGCATTAGCTGAGAGCATCCAGCCTAAGGGAAATACATTGCTCACTACTAGT gttGTCACTAAAATACCTTTTCTTCTGAAACACTCTCTTCGGGAATATCAGCACATAGGATTGGACTGGCTTGTCACGATGTACGACAGAAAGTTAAACGGCATTTTGGCTGATGAGATGGGTCTAGGTAAAACTATACAAACCATCGCGCTGTTGGCGCATTTAGCCTGCGAGAAGGGAAACTGGGGACCGCATCTTATAATCGTGCCGACTTCTGTAATGCTCAATTGGGAAATGGAATGCAAAAAATGGTGTCCCGGCTTTAAAATACTGACATATTACGGCACACAGAAGGAGAGAAAACAAAAGCGAACGG GCTGGACAAAACCAAACGCCTTCCATATATGCATTACGTCTTACAAGTTAGTAATACAGGATCACCAAAGCTTTAGAcggaaaaaatggaaatatctTATCTTAGACGAGGCGCAGAATATCAAGAATTTCAAATCGCAGAGATGGCAGTTGCTTTTAAACTTCCAGACACAAcg GAGATTACTTCTTACCGGCACACCtcttcaaaataatttgatgGAACTGTGGTCGCTCATGCACTTTCTTATGCCTAACGTTTTCCAGTCTCATCGCGAGTTTAAAGAGTGGTTTAGCAATCCTGTCACAGGCATGATTGAAGGGAACAGCGAATACAATGAGAATATAATTCGTCGTCTGCATAAG GTGTTGCGGCCATTTCTCTTGAGACGATTAAAAACTGAAGTGGAAAAGCAATTGCCGAAGAAATATGAGCACGTGGTTATGTGCCGTTTGTCGAAGCGTCAGAGATTTCTGTATGATGACTTTATGTCGAGAGCCAA GACGAAGGAAACGCTTGCCAGCGGGAATCTGTTGAGTGTGATTAATGTATTAATGCAACTACGAAAAGTGTGTAATCATCCGAACTTGTTCGAGGTGCGACCGACTGTATCGCCATTCCAAATGGAAGCAATCGAGTTTGTGACCGCTTCGTTAGTTTGGAGCGCGCTTGATTACGATCCCTTCAAG CACATCCAACTGTCTAGCCTGAATCTTTTGCTGTTAAATCTGGAGACGACGCTCAGTGCATTTGGTGCGCACAGAGTGAATCGTCTGCGGACGCCTAGGAAGCTTATCGAGGAGATAGATAGCCAACCAGAACCGGCGCCAAGGTGTCCATCCGGCAGGATCAAGATCAATGTTAGATTATCAAATCAAGCGAAGCCgcaacagcaacaacagcaaACGCAGACTAGGCTAAAGAATCTGGCTGGCGTACTACCCACGCCAAGAGTGGGTACGTCCCCCTTGATAAAGTCATTAAATACCAGCCAGAGTGGTCCGGGACAAG GTGTTACATTGAGAGTCGCGGGTGGTCAACAATTGCAAGGTTATTCCCTGCAACTGGTGCCGCATCAGGGTAGCGTGAAAG CTATTCCTGTGGCAACATTGGGGCACAATCCGCAAAGTACCACCGTGACGTCGACCACAGCAGCGACGAACGCGCAAAGGATTACAGTAGGAAACGCTAGCATCAGAGATGGCATTCAACGACTAACGACACAGACCGTCACGGTCAAGCAAGGCGATTCCGTCCAAAGAATAGCGGTGCCTAGCGGTTTCGCGCAACTCGTTCAAACTTCTACCGGCAGACACTTCATTCTGACGCCGAGTCAACAGAACACTAACACAG TTTCGTTTCCAGTCATGACATCGAGCGGACCGCGTTTAACGGTGCTGTCTAAATCGCTGATGGGTTTGTCTACGTCGGGTGCCACGACAGTAAACAAGGTCGTCAGTGGAGTAGTGACAACTCCGAGCGGCCGACCTGTCATGAGGGTACCTCCTCTGAACGTAACCGCTTCGCAATCGTCACCAAGCGGAAACAACGGCCAGCAGACAGTCAGCCAGCAACAACCACAGTCGATACGTGGTATTGTCCCCAGACAGGCTCAGAAGGAGGTCGCGAAGGCACAGAGTAAAGAACAGCCGAAATCCGAGTTTTATTTG cCGCAATTGGAAGAGGATAGGAGGCAGAGGAGACAGGCTAAATTGCATCTCTTGGCAAATATCAACGAACGAAGATGCGCGGCATGTCCGCTTTACGGTGAAGATCTGTTTATGGCTTTGAGAATCGGCAAGCCCACGACAGCCTGTCGTTGGCACAATGGTTGGGTACATTGCGCGACAAGTAAGGAGAAGATTCGTACTCGGAAAGAGTTCTTTTCGCACACGGAAGCGCTCGCGGAAGCTATCAAAAGTACGGAGCAGATTGTTGAAGAACTCAAAGAGGTTTTTGAAAG ATATGTAGTCTACGTGCCAGCTGTACGCGCGCCAGTACCTCGGTTCCATGTGTCTCATCCACCACCGCACAAGCTGTGGGGCGAGCAGCGTCTGTGGACCGAATTGCAGCGGCAACTGTCGCCGAAATTATCTCTATTCCATCCGATTTCGGGCCTTATGCTTACACAGTTTCCTGATCCCAGACTGATCCAGTACGATTGCGGCAAACTTCAGTCGCTGGATCGTCTATTGAGGAAGCTAAAATCTGGAAATCATCGGGTCCTGATATTCACACAGATGACCAGAATGTTGGACGTATTAGAAGCCTTTTTGAATTTTCATGGACACATATATCTGCGATTGGACGGCACCACTAGGGTGGATCAACGTCAG GTTTTGATGGAAAGGTTCAACGGCGATAAacgaatattttgttttattctatCGACGAGATCTGGTGGTGTCGGTGTGAATCTGACGGGGGCGGAcacagtaatattttatgacaGCGATTGGAATCCCACAATGGATGCCCAAGCGCAAGACAGATGCCACAGAATAGGACAAACGCGGGATGTACATATCTACAG ATTAGTTAGTGAGAAGACTGTTGAAGAGAACATTTTGAAGAAGGCTAATCAGAAACGATTGCTAGGAGACCTTGCTATTGAAGGCGGCAATTTCACCACTGCGTACTTCAAAAGT TCCACCATTCAAGACCTGTTTAACATCGATCAAACGGAGAACGATGCATCAGCGCGTATGGCTGAAGTGCTCGAGCAAAATCGGGATCGAGAGAAGGCCTGGAGCAAGGACGTGGCAGCAGGAACGTTTCAGAGTAGTCTTTCAGGACAGCATACGGAGGAAAAAGCAGCGATGGGCGCTCTTGAGAGCGCTCTCGCCGCTGCTGAGGAAGATCTTGATGTTCAGGCTGCGAAGACCGCGAAAGCAGAAGCTGTCGCTGATCTTGCCGAGTTTGATGAGAACATTCCGCTGGAAGAAGCTGATAAAGACGATACGCAGGTCAGCAAGGCGGAACAGGAAGTTCAGAATCTGATTTCTCAG CTGACACCGATCGAACGGTACGCCATGAGGTTTGTCGAGGAGTCCGAAGGTGCATTCTCCGCAGCACAACTGGCCGCAGCCGAACGGGAGCTCGAGGAGCAGAAAAAGGAGTGGGAGCTGGACCGGTTGCGGGCACTGCGCGAGGAGGAGGAGCGACGCATGCGGCTCGCTGACGACGACGAGAAGCCGCTGACATTTGGCCGCGAGGATGCGCAGAATCAGGTTAATAGCACTGCCGCTAAAGGCGGTTCCAGGCGATTAGTTAGTAAGAGGCTAATTGTACCGAGTAGAAGAAGTTTGCGTAGACGTGGCAGTAGTAGAaagagacgcgcgcgcgaattgTCGTCGGAGAGCGAAAACGAAACTACTAGTACTGAATCGGACTCGGATTCGGAGTCACAGGAGGAAGACGTGGTCGAGGATAGTCTTGATGAAGAATCGAGTCACACGGAGAGTCAGAGTCAAGGGGATGAGGgcgaggaggaggaaggagaGGGTGATGAAGGAGgagacggagaaagagaagagagcgacgaggaggaggaggccgaCGAAGGAAACGAGGACAGGAGAGCGAACAATCGCGACGATTCCGAGCGAGGTGGAGGTTTCTCGAGACGGAAAGGCCGCCTGGCGGGTTCTGGGTCGTGCAGCCGGAATCATTTCGATCTAAACAGTCCACGCACCAGATCTCGTGGGAATGTTCAGATCAATCTCTGGACTCTGGATGTAAGCCCGATCCTGCCCGGAGTAAAGCCGAATTTTCGACGGCAGCGCAAGAAATTTCATCGCGCAAAGTCCGAGGAAACCTTCTCTTCGTCAGTTGACTTGTGTCGTAAGAGAAGCATTCGGGTCAACGCGAATGCTAAGGTATCCACCAATTCCGACCAGAATCCAAAAACCGAGATCACCGAGACGGGAGCGACGGAGACTGACAAAAATTCGTCGAAGGACAAGAAAGATCCAAAGAAGGACGATCGCAATCTTGTTTCCTTGATCGATTCGAACGGAGTGGAGCAACATGTTACTGATTCTGACGCGGAGCAATCTGTCGATGATCAGGTAGATTCAACAACACCAGTTGCCAAAACGCAATCAAACCAAACGAAAACAGCGGAATCAACTGATAATGTAATGGACGgtcaaaatgttaaaaaagagaaagagagaaatgacGAGAAGATCACGAACGGTACTAATTTAATCACGGTCTGCTCCGTTCAGGTGACGCGGTGTTCGCATAAAATGCTATCTACGACCTACAAGAAGCTTGAACCTGAAGTAAATCATAATGAGGACGCGGAGAATCTCGACGTGAATGTCAGCGCGAGGGATTCTCGGTCTCCTCCGAGCACGGTACAGCCGGATGCATCCTTGAAGTGTCCGAAAGAGACGATGGTCAAGTCTAAGTCGGAATTCGGTGCGTCAGCCAATTCTTTGTGTAACAACGTGCGAGGGAAATCGACCGCTGCCGCGCCAAAAGAGTCGGACAGGAGCGTCGAATCACCCTCGAGTCGTTCGGTTCCCCTTTTGCGTTCTAAATCGTTGCGAAACGATAGTTCTGATGCGGTTGACGCGGCTTCTAAACCGGTTGCGATATCCCGCGTTTCTACTGTGCAGAAAAATTCTAAGACTAGTGTAAATACTGACGATGCTCATAGTAACGCGGTCGAGGATAAAGACAAGAACAATTGCGATGAAGCTAATGACGACGCCGAATCAGCGATAGACTCGGTGCAAAAGTCTGATCAGAGACTCAATTCGAAAAGCGAAAATTTAAACGCTTTGCCACAAGTAgcggaaaaagaaacaagTGACACAGCATCGAATGCGCTCGACTTTTTAATGCCTTTGGCAAAAAACGAATTTAATTCAAACGAACCCAACAAATGCAAGATACGAAAAGTAGATAGCACGGTTCAGCGAGGTGTAACGACTCGCAGCTCAAAAATTCCCTCAACTGTCAATCATTTAGAAGAAAGTAACGCGCGATTGATGAACGACAAGATCGATTTAGTATCggagaataaaaatagtttgCAAACAAAAACGGGCCAGGGAACGCGAAGAACCGACAACTCGCAGCATCCAGTTGCAGAACAGAGCAGGATCACGCGATCGGCAAGTCACTCGTGGACGCCGCCTCCACCTCCAGTTAGCGGTGACGAGACGACGACGCAAAATTCATCGAAATTAATCCCGAGACGACGACCGGATACTCCCCTTCCGCGACCGATAACGAGGTCCGTAGCGACCGTGAACTTTTCTGCGAGAGCCGACGCGGTATTGCCTGGTCGAGTCGAGAAGTGCGCGACCCGGAATTCAAAGCAGTGCCAGGACAACGGTCTGCTGGGTCCTCCGATGCCATTCAGACGTAGTAGATCGATACCACCGATGAAACCACCGGATTCGAAGGAGGGTCCGGCGAGACGCCGTCCGGACACACCCCGACCTAGCATATCGATCAGTCACAGCAATGACCAAGTATCCAGGGTAACGCGCTCGGGATTGCTCTTGAATTCCGCCCTCTCGGTGAAGTCGGCATCGTCATCATTGGCCTCTCCCGTTTCCGGGAGCGGACTTAAAACGAGCCCTAAGCACATGCGGACCCCGTCGACGAGTAGCGAAAGCGAGAACACTGCGAACACATCGCTGTCCAACGAGAAGCCTCAAAGAACGGCCAAGGTCGTGGCCATTCTCAGTCTAGACACGAGGAATAACAGCAGTAAAGCCTCATCGGGTCAATCGAAATCCAACGTCAATTGCGAGACGAAGATCCAGGATAAAGAGCTTTCCACTCGATTGTCAGACTCGCTGAAAGAACAGGAGGCCGATCACGAGGGCTGCGACTCGTCCGACGTCAAGTCCAGGAGGCTGCGTAGGGAAGCAAAGCGCGCCAGAACAGTACCGAACTCGCTGGAAGACGAGGACGGCTCTAACGATGTTAGCGATGAGGATCCGTCGCAGAAGAGACCTCGCTCTTCGCAGATCTCCTCttcgtcctcctcctcctccatcGCAACGACACGGTCCGAAAAGCTGAAGAGCATCACGATATCTTGA